One region of Trichosurus vulpecula isolate mTriVul1 chromosome 1, mTriVul1.pri, whole genome shotgun sequence genomic DNA includes:
- the LOC118834516 gene encoding zinc finger protein 260-like, with protein MLENAQNLLSLGLPVPREDVSSYFEQREGPWMLELEGLRNQCPEGEIRLEVKETTAELTFSVEETHKQRFLRDGPSDVNWTEICATHERIHTGEKYNDCKQCGKPFTWKDNLVQHQQIHTGKKQFECGECGKAFVQMNGLTQHQRIHSGEKPYKCNQCGKSFRSSTKLDEHQRVHIEEKTYDCNQCGKAFREKRCLNAHQKIHTGEKFYDCNQCGKAFIQRASLIVHQRTHTGEKPYECNQCGKTFTYKDGLVKHQRIHTGEKPYDCNQCGKAFKKKAQLIVHQRTHTGEKPYECNQCGKTFTCKEGLVQHQRTHTAEKPYKCNQCGKAFKRKAHLIVHQRTHTGEKPYDCNQCGKAFTWNESLVKHQRIHTGEKPFKCNQCGKTFTWKYSLVKHQRIHTGDKPYDCNQSGKAFGCRKSIGEHQRICTRERPYDCNQCGKTFTQMYHLTQHRRIHTREKLCECNQCGKAFNSMDSLTVHQRLHTGEKPYDGNHCGKVFKSISNPSEHQRIHIREKPYACIQCGKAFTWRAGFIVHQRIHTGEKPYKCNQCGKAFTYKDGLVKHQRIHTGEKPYECNQCGKAFTWRAGFIVHQRIHTGEKPYECNQCGKTFTCKGGVLKHRSIHTGKKPYDCNQCGKSFRSSSKLAKHKRIHTGEKP; from the exons atgctggagaatgccCAGAACCTGCTCTCCCTGG GGCTTCCAGTTCCCAGAGAAGACGTGAGTTCTTATTTTGAGCAAAGGGAAGGCCCATGGATGCTGGAGCTAGAAGGCCTGAGGAACCAGtgtccag aaggAGAGATCAGACTTGAAGTAAAGGAAACTACAGCAGAGCTAACCTTTTCTGTGGAAGAAACTCACAAGCAAAGATTCTTGAGGGATGGTCCCTCTGATGTCAATTGGACAGAAATCTGTGCAACACAtgagagaatccatactggagagaaatatAATGACTGTAAACAATGTGGAAAGCCTTTTACATGGAAGGACAATCTTGTTCAACATCAACAAATTCACACTGGCAAGAAACAGTTTGAATGTGgggaatgtggaaaagcttttgtACAGATGAATGgtcttactcaacatcagagaatacattctggagagaaaccttacaaatgtaatcagtgtggaaagtcTTTCAGGTCTAGCACCAAACTTGACGAACATCAGAGAGTCCACATTGAAGAGAAAACTTATgactgtaatcaatgtggaaaggcttttagagagAAGAGATGTCTTAATGCACACCAGAAAATACATACTGGAGAGAAATTTTATgactgtaatcaatgtggaaaggcttttataCAGAGGGCTAGTCTTATTGTACATCAGAGAacacacactggagagaaaccttatgaatgtaatcaatgtggaaaaacttTCACATATAAGGATGGCCTTGTTAAACATCAGaggatccacactggagagaaaccttatgactgtaatcaatgtggaaaggcttttaaaaagaAGGCTCAGCTTATTGTACATCAGAGAACACACAcgggagagaaaccttatgaatgtaatcagtgtggaaagacttttacttGTAAGGAAGGCCTTGTTCAACATCAGAGAACACACACTgcagagaaaccttataaatgtaatcaatgtggaaaggcttttaaaagGAAGGCTCATCTTATTGTACATCAGAGaactcacactggagagaaaccttatgactgtaatcaatgtggaaaggcttttacttGGAATGAAAGTCTTGTTAAACATCAGaggatccacactggagagaaaccttttaaatgtaatcagtgtggaaagacctTTACATGGAAGTACAGTCTtgttaaacatcagagaatccacactggagataAACCTTATGACTGTAATCAAAGTGGAAAGGCTTTCGGATGTAGAAAGAGTATTGGTGAACATCAGAGGATCTGCACTAGAGAGAGACCTTATgactgtaatcaatgtggaaagacttttacacaGATGTACCATCTTACCCAACATCGGAGAATACACACTAGAGAGAAACTTtgtgaatgtaatcaatgtggtaAGGCTTTTAATAGTATGGACAGTCTTACAGTACATCAGAGactccacactggagagaaaccttatgatgGTAATCATTGCGGAAAGGTTTTCAAATCTATTTCCAATCCttctgaacatcagagaatccacattAGAGAGAAACCTTATGCCTGCattcaatgtggaaaggcttttacatgGAGGGCTGGTTTTATTGTTCATCAGaggatccacactggagagaaaccttataaatgtaatcaatgtggaaaggcttttacataTAAGGATGGCCTTGTTAAACATCAGaggatccacactggagagaaaccttatgaatgcaatcaatgtggaaaggcttttacatgGAGGGCTGGTTTTATTgttcatcagagaatccacactggagagaaaccttatgaatgtaaccaATGTGGAAAAACTTTTACGTGTAAGGGAGGTGTTCTTAAACACCGGAGCATCCACACTGGAAAGAAACCTTATGACTGTAACCAATGTGGAAAGTCTTTCAGATCTAGCTCCAAACTTGCTAAACataagagaatccacactggagagaaaccttaa
- the LOC118834520 gene encoding 60S ribosomal protein L7a, giving the protein MPKGKKAKGKKVAPAPAVVKKQEAKKVVNPLFEKRPKNFGIGQDIQPKRDLTRFVKWPRYIRLQRQRSILYKRLKVPPAINQFTQALDRQTATQLLKLAHKYRPETKQDKKQRLLARAEQKAAGKGDVPTKRPPVLRAGVNTVTTLVENKKAQLVVIAHDVDPIELVVFLPALCRKMGVPYCIIKGKARLGRLVHRKTCTSIAFTQVNPEDKGALAKLVEAIKTNYNDRYDEIRRHWGGNVLGPKSVARIAKLEKAKAKELATKLG; this is encoded by the coding sequence ATGCCAAAAGGGAAGAAGGCCAAGGGGAAGAAGGTGGCTCCGGCCCCTGCTGTAGTAAAGAAGCAGGAGGCCAAGAAAGTGGTCAATCCTTTGTTTGAGAAGCGGCCCAAGAACTTTGGCATTGGTCAGGACATCCAGCCCAAAAGGGACCTTACTCGTTTTGTCAAATGGCCTCGGTACATCAGACTGCAGCGTCAAAGGTCTATCCTTTATAAGCGTTTGAAAGTTCCACCGGCAATTAACCAGTTCACCCAGGCTTTGGATCGTCAGACAGCTACTCAGCTGCTGAAACTGGCTCATAAGTATAGACCTGAGACAAAGCAAGATAAGAAGCAAAGGCTTCTGGCTCGGGCTGAACAAAAGGCTGCAGGCAAAGGAGATGTCCCCACTAAGAGACCACCTGTCCTGAGAGCAGGTGTTAACACTGTTACTACCCTGGTAGAAAACAAGAAAGCACAGTTGGTAGTGATTGCACATGACGTGGACCCCATTGAGCTAGTGGTCTTCCTACCTGCCTTGTGCCGAAAAATGGGGGTTCCTTATTGTATTATCAAAGGTAAAGCCAGACTGGGTCGCTTAGTTCACAGAAAGACCTGCACAAGCATTGCCTTCACACAGGTTAATCCTGAAGATAAGGGAGCCCTGGCTAAGCTGGTAGAAGCCATCAAAACCAATTACAATGACAGATATGATGAGATCCGTCGTCACTGGGGTGGCAATGTTCTGGGTCCAAAATCGGTGGCTCGTATTGCCAAGCTGGAAAAGGCAAAAGCTAAGGAACTTGCAACCAAATTGGGTTAA